The following nucleotide sequence is from Alkalihalobacillus sp. LMS39.
ATGCCCCTGGGAAAAACGTCGAACCCGCTAAAGCTTTTAAATCCTTGTCTTTTGCTTTAAAGAAAATTCCAAGTGCTACACCAATTTGAGCGAACACTGCAGCTGCAAACATCGCAACAAGTGGGTCTCCACCAGCTGCTAAATTAGCAATAATAATCGGAACGAGCCCCCAATGTAAGCCAAACAACGTTAACAACGTCCAAGCCGCTCCCATTACAGCACCAGTAATTAAACCACTACGCTCTGATAAGAACATAATGACAGAAGCAATACCATCCCCAACATATACGCCAAATGGACCAAAGATAAGAACAGTTAATGGAACAATCACAATTAGCGAAAGCATTGGTACCATGAACATTTGAATGTCTTTGTAAATGATTTTCTTTAAAAATTTATCAAGTAAAGCATATATTGAAACTGCAATGAAAACTGGAAATACCGTTGATGAATAATCAACAATTAAAGCAGGAATTCCTAAGAAATCCGTTGCGCCACCTTCAGCCAAAAAACCTGTCAAATTTGGTTCAAGTAACGCTGCTCCAATCGAACCCCCGACATAAGGATTCGCCCCAAGTCGGATCGAAAGCGTGATTCCTAAGAAGATAGGAAGAAAAAAGAACACCGCATTACCAGCTGCTGATAAAATTTGATATGTTCCACTTCCTTCTGTTAAAACTCCGGTCATCGTTAACACAACGAGTAGCGCTTTTAACATCCCCGCACCGGCTAGTGCACCTAATAATGGAGAAAAACTTCTAGAAATAACGTCAAATAGTTGCGAAATAACTGAGCTTTTCGGTGCATCCTTATCGGACGGCCCACCAATATTTGCGACTTGTGCAATTGTTTTATACACTTCATTCACATGGGAGCCAATAACAACCTGATGTTGTCCCCCACTTTTAACGACACTTAACACACCATCAAGTGCCTCTAGATTTTGTTTATTTGCTTTTGTTTTATCATGTAACACAAACCGTAATCGAGTCGCACAATGGACAACGCTTGCTATATTTTTTTCCCCACCCACGTTTTCAATAATTTGTTTTGCTAACGTTTCGTACTTCATGTTTGTTCCTCCTCTGTTTTCTTAGTAGTTTTTGTTTCGTTCAATGAAAAAAACCTAAATTGAGCCTATTGTTTAAGCTCAATTTAGGTTTTGCCTGATTCGTCACAATCCTAAATGTGTATTTTATTTTTTTACAACTCTTTCAATATGAATCGTTAAATATAAAAGCTCTTCTTCTGTTAATTCATAATCATATTGTTTTTCTACGAACTTTTTAATTTTTTGCGAACACTTATGCGCTTCTGGGTATTTGCCTTTAATAACATTTAACAAGTCATCACCTTGCTCATTTTGATAATGATTTCCCTTTACGAGACGCTGCGCAAAAAATTTCAAATGGGTAATAAAACGATAATAATTTAATGAAGTTTCATCAAACTCAATTTTAAAATGATATTTCACAACCGTTAAAATATCTTGAATGACCTTTGTCATATCAACAATATTATGCATATCCTCATTTAATTGAGCATTCACAAGATGTAGGGCAATAAACCCGGCCTCATCTTCAGGAAGAATAACGTTAAATTGGTCAAATATCATATTTAACGCTTCAATGCCAATCTCAAACTCTTCTTTATACAGCTGCTTCGTTTCCCAAAGCAATCCATTTTTCACGGGAATGTTTTTATTATGCCGTTCTACCGCAAAATGAAGATGGTCTGTAAGCGAAATGTAAATGCTATCATTTAACTTCTTGCCTAATTCAAGCTTAGCATAATTAATGATTCTCTCCGATAATTCCATATATTCTAGAGGAATATCCGCAATCAACGTCTTAAACTTTTTTGTGATGTCCTTGTCTTCTAACGTGAAGATTTTATCAATTTGTTCA
It contains:
- a CDS encoding PRD domain-containing protein — encoded protein: MKIVKILNNNVIVSNKDDQEVIVMGRGIAFQKRAGDEVANEQIDKIFTLEDKDITKKFKTLIADIPLEYMELSERIINYAKLELGKKLNDSIYISLTDHLHFAVERHNKNIPVKNGLLWETKQLYKEEFEIGIEALNMIFDQFNVILPEDEAGFIALHLVNAQLNEDMHNIVDMTKVIQDILTVVKYHFKIEFDETSLNYYRFITHLKFFAQRLVKGNHYQNEQGDDLLNVIKGKYPEAHKCSQKIKKFVEKQYDYELTEEELLYLTIHIERVVKK
- a CDS encoding beta-glucoside-specific PTS transporter subunit IIABC, yielding MKYETLAKQIIENVGGEKNIASVVHCATRLRFVLHDKTKANKQNLEALDGVLSVVKSGGQHQVVIGSHVNEVYKTIAQVANIGGPSDKDAPKSSVISQLFDVISRSFSPLLGALAGAGMLKALLVVLTMTGVLTEGSGTYQILSAAGNAVFFFLPIFLGITLSIRLGANPYVGGSIGAALLEPNLTGFLAEGGATDFLGIPALIVDYSSTVFPVFIAVSIYALLDKFLKKIIYKDIQMFMVPMLSLIVIVPLTVLIFGPFGVYVGDGIASVIMFLSERSGLITGAVMGAAWTLLTLFGLHWGLVPIIIANLAAGGDPLVAMFAAAVFAQIGVALGIFFKAKDKDLKALAGSTFFPGALAGVTEPILYGLLLRYRRTLVYVIVAGAIGGAINGMLGPKGIVFAFPSFLAIPAFSPIGTYLIGTMIAFGLALLAVLLGGFEIKGTKAVAKEPVEEANKNEDNRPALTKREKIVSPMTGKVVPLQEVNDAAFASETMGKGIAIEPTVGEVVSPVEGTVSAVFPTGHAIGLTTNDGAEILIHIGINTVQLNGKHFTPAVKQGDTVKEGDLLVSFDLENIKEAGFDVTTPIIITNTDQYLEVIETEQVEIQAKEPLLTVVR